Proteins co-encoded in one Alcanivorax sp. genomic window:
- a CDS encoding EAL domain-containing protein — protein sequence MSLQSPNNRASAPFKGIITEQCQLLFSGILVLFVLETASAAVMTYFYWNSPASRSLLIGWATLFCLIQLVRIPLLLLARKKLLHNEITARCRTQLAALALSTPLVIGMAGYLFNPAELLFRPDMLSMQLLCASIGLGLGTLALAAYSSHFPTVFLYLAMLLGPIMVRLSQTQAESELSLLVMMMVLGLFFLLAARRIHNTGHQAMMLQASNRSLIDYLNRARSDAESLNEKLAQEIYERKEARQRLQETNERLETMVAERTQALEESNKALGATGERLELALEASNIGLWDWMLDTGRNYHTNFDRLLGYDSAYFKNFFGDLETLVHPDDLTRVRRAMVSHFKGESDRYHAVYRLRHADGDWRWIEDDGRVVRWSEKGRATRMIGTRRDITEDRQAQEQQRLAATVFENAPEGIFILDHKFRFLAVNARFEQITGYSESMVLGKQVLDHQSTQANRETYTEITDALSENGFWEGEINETRRNGEAFPEWLQVSAVRDEQRRVIRYVGMISDLTTRKETEQQLQFLSNYDRLTGLANRSQFREHLHKSLTLARLNREKVALLMIDLDRFKPINESLGHEIGDRLLKAAAERLSHFAGEEEHLARVGGDEFTLLVEKYNSEAAISQLCQKLINAMKKPFHIDGHELLLGASIGISVFPDSAKEAQSMINQSDMAVYQAKRSGGNNFQFYRGNMRVASVEQLALETSLRKAIFKNEFVVYYQPKMELANNRITSVEALVRWQHPTMGLIPPSEFIPLAEETGLISAIGELVLERSCRQAHKWFKQGLGDITVSVNLSAHQFRKGNVAEIVDRVLDSTELPPQLLELELTESLIMEDMEQNIEMLQQLRKRGIELALDDFGTGYSSLSYLKRFPVDTLKIDRSFIMDLDKSPDDAAITRAIIDMAHSLQMNVVAEGVETEQHLSILRDMACDTIQGFLISKPVPEEELVELLHTQAYRQAIDS from the coding sequence GTGTCTTTGCAGTCTCCGAACAACCGCGCATCTGCCCCCTTCAAGGGCATTATCACTGAACAGTGCCAGCTGCTGTTCAGCGGCATCCTTGTGCTTTTTGTTCTGGAAACCGCCAGCGCCGCGGTAATGACCTACTTTTACTGGAACAGCCCCGCTTCCCGCAGCCTGTTGATTGGCTGGGCAACCTTGTTTTGCCTGATCCAGCTGGTTCGCATTCCCCTGCTGTTGCTGGCCCGCAAGAAACTGCTCCACAATGAAATCACCGCCCGTTGTCGCACCCAGCTGGCAGCACTGGCACTGAGCACCCCACTGGTGATCGGCATGGCCGGCTACCTGTTCAATCCGGCAGAGCTGCTATTCCGCCCGGACATGCTCAGCATGCAACTGCTGTGTGCCAGCATTGGTCTGGGTCTGGGCACCCTGGCCCTGGCGGCCTACAGCAGCCACTTCCCCACCGTTTTCCTGTACCTGGCCATGCTGCTGGGCCCGATCATGGTCCGCCTGTCCCAGACCCAGGCGGAGAGCGAATTGTCGCTACTGGTGATGATGATGGTGCTGGGCCTGTTCTTCCTGCTGGCCGCCCGCCGCATTCACAACACCGGCCACCAGGCCATGATGTTGCAAGCCAGCAACCGCTCCCTGATTGATTACCTGAACCGGGCGCGCAGTGATGCGGAATCCCTGAACGAGAAGCTGGCCCAGGAAATCTACGAACGCAAGGAAGCCCGCCAGCGCCTGCAGGAAACCAACGAGCGGCTGGAAACCATGGTGGCCGAGCGCACCCAGGCCCTGGAAGAATCCAACAAGGCGCTGGGCGCCACCGGCGAGCGGCTGGAGCTGGCCCTGGAAGCCAGCAATATCGGCCTGTGGGACTGGATGCTGGATACCGGCCGTAACTACCACACCAACTTCGATCGCCTGCTGGGCTACGACAGCGCCTACTTCAAGAACTTCTTCGGCGATCTGGAAACCCTGGTGCATCCGGACGACCTGACCCGGGTCCGCCGCGCCATGGTGTCCCACTTCAAGGGTGAAAGTGATCGTTACCACGCGGTCTACCGCCTGCGTCATGCTGACGGCGACTGGCGCTGGATTGAGGATGACGGCCGCGTAGTACGCTGGTCCGAAAAAGGCCGCGCCACCCGCATGATCGGGACCCGCCGGGATATCACCGAAGACCGTCAGGCCCAGGAACAGCAACGCCTGGCCGCCACTGTGTTCGAGAACGCCCCGGAAGGCATCTTCATTCTCGACCACAAGTTCCGCTTCCTGGCCGTGAATGCCCGCTTCGAGCAGATCACCGGTTACAGCGAGTCCATGGTGCTGGGCAAGCAGGTGCTGGATCACCAAAGCACCCAGGCCAACCGCGAGACCTATACGGAAATCACCGACGCCCTTTCGGAAAACGGCTTCTGGGAAGGCGAGATCAACGAAACCCGTCGTAATGGCGAAGCGTTCCCGGAATGGCTGCAAGTCAGCGCCGTACGCGATGAACAGCGCCGGGTGATCCGCTATGTAGGCATGATCTCGGATCTGACCACCCGCAAGGAAACCGAACAGCAGCTGCAGTTCCTGTCCAACTACGACCGCCTCACCGGGCTGGCCAACCGTTCCCAGTTCCGTGAGCATCTGCACAAGTCACTGACCCTGGCACGCCTGAACCGGGAAAAAGTGGCCCTGCTGATGATTGATCTGGACCGCTTCAAGCCCATCAACGAATCCCTTGGCCACGAAATCGGTGACCGCCTGCTCAAGGCCGCCGCCGAACGCCTGAGCCACTTTGCCGGCGAGGAAGAACATCTGGCCCGGGTGGGCGGCGACGAATTCACCCTGCTGGTGGAGAAGTACAACAGCGAAGCCGCCATCAGCCAGTTGTGCCAGAAACTGATCAACGCCATGAAGAAGCCGTTCCATATCGACGGCCATGAGCTGCTGCTGGGTGCCAGTATCGGTATCAGTGTGTTCCCGGACAGCGCCAAGGAAGCGCAGAGCATGATCAACCAGTCCGACATGGCGGTGTATCAGGCCAAGCGCAGCGGCGGCAACAACTTCCAGTTCTACCGGGGCAACATGCGGGTGGCCTCGGTGGAACAGCTGGCCCTGGAAACCAGCCTGCGCAAGGCCATCTTCAAGAACGAGTTCGTGGTCTACTACCAGCCCAAGATGGAACTGGCCAACAACCGCATCACCTCGGTGGAAGCCCTGGTGCGCTGGCAGCACCCCACCATGGGGCTGATCCCGCCGTCCGAGTTCATCCCGCTGGCAGAAGAAACCGGCCTGATCTCCGCCATCGGCGAGCTGGTGCTTGAACGTTCCTGCCGCCAGGCCCACAAGTGGTTCAAACAGGGCCTGGGCGACATCACCGTGTCGGTGAACCTGTCCGCCCACCAGTTCCGCAAGGGCAACGTGGCCGAGATCGTCGACCGGGTGCTGGACAGCACCGAGCTGCCACCGCAGCTGCTGGAACTTGAGCTCACCGAAAGCCTGATCATGGAAGACATGGAGCAGAACATCGAAATGCTCCAGCAACTGCGCAAGCGGGGCATCGAACTGGCACTGGATGATTTCGGCACGGGCTACTCTTCACTGAGTTACCTGAAGCGCTTCCCGGTGGACACCCTGAAGATCGACCGCTCGTTTATCATGGACCTGGACAAGAGCCCGGACGATGCCGCCATCACCCGCGCCATCATCGACATGGCCCACAGCCTGCAGATGAACGTGGTCGCCGAAGGCGTGGAAACCGAACAACACCTGTCCATCCTCCGCGACATGGCCTGCGATACCATCCAGGGCTTCCTGATCAGCAAGCCGGTGCCGGAAGAAGAGCTGGTGGAGTTGCTGCATACGCAGGCGTATAGGCAGGCAATTGATAGTTAA
- the uvrD gene encoding DNA helicase II, which yields MDDVTSLIDGLNPAQRDAVAADDRHLLVLAGAGSGKTRVLVHRIAWQIATGQASPFGILAVTFTNKAAAEMRGRIEQLLDMSAEGMWVGTFHSIAHRLLRSHWQEAGLPQGFEIIDADDQQRLVKRVIKELGLDEQRWPARQATWFINSQKDEGLRARHMDANGDLFVQTMQKIYAGYEEACERGGLVDFNEMLLRVLELFRDNDSLRGHYQRRFRHILVDEFQDTNSIQYAWLRLLACDDNAVTIVGDDDQSIYGWRGAKIENIHKFSRDFPDTRTIRLEQNYRSTGTILKAANAVIDNNSDRLGKELWTEGGDGDPIRLYAGFNEVDEARFIAGRVDKLFQEGTARREMAVLYRSNAQSRVLEEAFLQAGIPYRIYGGQRFFERLEIKNALAYLRLISNRHADAAFERAVNTPTRGIGNKTLETLREVAQSRGCSLWDAGQAIVSEQLLTARAINALAVFLNLVEKLARQCDGLNLGETAEHVIEASGLVAFHGKEKGEKGQQRQENLRELVSATREFGEEDEDSEMDSLTAFLDHAALESGEGQADAHEDAVQMMTLHSAKGLEFPVVFICGMEEGLFPHQRSSEDPSGLAEERRLCYVGLTRAMRELYLTHAESRRLYGNENYNPPSRFLREIPADAMEEIRARAGFSRPMGGAAKPIRETESNGIVLGARVLHPKFGEGTVLHFEGQGPNARLQINFDGAGTKWLVSQYARLEVI from the coding sequence ATGGATGATGTGACTTCCCTTATTGATGGTTTGAACCCGGCCCAGCGCGATGCGGTGGCGGCCGATGATCGCCACCTGCTGGTGCTGGCCGGCGCCGGCTCGGGCAAGACCCGGGTGCTGGTGCACCGGATTGCCTGGCAGATCGCCACCGGTCAGGCCTCGCCGTTCGGCATTCTGGCGGTGACCTTTACCAACAAGGCCGCCGCCGAAATGCGCGGCCGTATCGAGCAGCTGCTGGATATGTCGGCGGAAGGCATGTGGGTGGGTACCTTCCACAGCATTGCCCACCGCCTGCTGCGTTCCCACTGGCAGGAGGCCGGCTTGCCCCAGGGCTTCGAAATCATCGATGCCGATGACCAGCAGCGGCTGGTCAAACGGGTGATCAAGGAACTGGGGCTGGACGAACAGCGCTGGCCGGCCCGTCAGGCCACCTGGTTTATCAACAGCCAGAAGGATGAAGGGTTGCGCGCCAGGCACATGGATGCCAACGGCGACCTGTTTGTCCAGACCATGCAGAAGATCTACGCCGGCTATGAAGAAGCCTGCGAACGGGGCGGGCTGGTGGATTTCAACGAGATGCTGCTGCGGGTACTGGAATTGTTCCGCGACAATGACAGCCTGCGCGGCCACTACCAGCGTCGTTTTCGGCATATCCTGGTGGACGAGTTCCAGGACACCAACAGCATCCAGTACGCCTGGTTGCGGTTGCTGGCCTGTGACGACAATGCGGTGACCATCGTGGGGGATGACGACCAGTCCATCTATGGCTGGCGTGGCGCCAAGATCGAGAACATCCACAAGTTCAGCCGTGACTTCCCGGATACCCGTACTATCCGTCTGGAGCAGAATTACCGCTCCACCGGCACCATCCTGAAGGCCGCCAACGCGGTGATCGACAACAACAGCGATCGCCTGGGCAAGGAACTGTGGACCGAGGGCGGTGATGGCGACCCGATTCGCCTGTATGCCGGCTTCAATGAGGTGGACGAAGCCCGCTTTATTGCCGGGCGGGTGGACAAGCTGTTCCAGGAAGGGACCGCGCGCCGGGAAATGGCGGTGCTGTACCGGTCCAACGCCCAATCCCGGGTGCTGGAAGAGGCGTTCCTGCAGGCCGGCATCCCTTACCGCATCTATGGTGGTCAGCGCTTCTTCGAGCGTCTCGAGATCAAGAACGCACTGGCCTACCTGCGCCTGATCAGCAACCGCCATGCGGATGCGGCCTTCGAGCGGGCAGTGAATACGCCCACCCGCGGTATCGGCAACAAGACTCTGGAGACCCTGCGCGAGGTGGCCCAGTCCCGCGGCTGCTCCCTGTGGGACGCGGGTCAGGCCATTGTCAGTGAGCAGTTGCTTACCGCCAGAGCCATTAATGCACTGGCGGTGTTCCTCAATCTGGTGGAGAAGCTGGCTCGCCAGTGTGACGGGCTCAACCTGGGTGAAACGGCCGAGCATGTGATCGAGGCCAGTGGCCTGGTGGCCTTTCATGGCAAGGAAAAGGGCGAGAAGGGCCAGCAGCGGCAGGAGAACTTGCGCGAACTGGTGTCGGCCACCCGGGAGTTTGGCGAGGAAGATGAAGATTCCGAGATGGACTCGCTCACTGCCTTCCTGGATCACGCCGCACTGGAATCCGGCGAAGGCCAGGCGGATGCCCACGAAGATGCGGTGCAGATGATGACCCTGCACTCGGCCAAGGGGCTGGAGTTCCCGGTGGTGTTTATCTGCGGCATGGAAGAGGGGCTGTTCCCCCATCAGCGCTCCAGCGAGGATCCCAGTGGTCTCGCCGAAGAGCGCCGCCTTTGTTACGTGGGCCTGACCCGCGCCATGCGTGAGCTGTACCTGACCCACGCGGAAAGCCGCCGTCTCTATGGCAATGAAAACTACAATCCGCCCAGCCGCTTCCTGCGCGAGATCCCGGCGGACGCCATGGAAGAAATCCGTGCCCGGGCGGGCTTCAGCCGCCCCATGGGTGGCGCCGCCAAGCCGATCCGGGAAACCGAATCCAACGGCATCGTCCTGGGCGCCCGGGTGTTGCACCCCAAATTCGGGGAAGGCACCGTGCTGCATTTTGAGGGCCAGGGCCCCAATGCGCGGCTACAGATCAACTTTGACGGCGCCGGCACCAAGTGGCTGGTCAGCCAGTACGCGCGCCTGGAAGTGATTTAG
- a CDS encoding TRAP transporter substrate-binding protein: MDRRKFVSALGLGLGGMALAGCEQKDCPPAEGAVAGAEPDKKKPQPQTYEWKMVTTWPKNYPGLGAGANRFAKRVEEMSAGRIKIKVYGAKELVPAFEVFDAVRQGSAEMGHGAAYYWKGKHPATPFFTAVPFGLTAQEMNGWLHHGGGQELWDDLYAQFNLKPFACGNTGTQMAGWFNKEINSIEDMKGLKMRMPGLAGEVIAKVGATPVQLPGAEVFTSLQTGAIDAADWVGPYNDLTFGLHRVAEYYYYPGWQEPGPTLELTINKQVWDSLPADLQAIIRYAAQSENQDMLDEYTARNNAALTELVNKHSTKLRRLPDDVLKALKEASDEVVEALVADNKDARKVYDSYRKFRDESLQTMAIAEQPYLNIRSELQVES; this comes from the coding sequence TTGGACCGTCGTAAATTCGTTTCTGCCCTGGGATTGGGGCTGGGTGGTATGGCGTTGGCTGGCTGTGAGCAGAAGGACTGTCCGCCCGCTGAGGGGGCGGTGGCCGGTGCTGAGCCGGACAAGAAGAAGCCCCAGCCGCAGACCTATGAATGGAAGATGGTGACCACCTGGCCGAAGAACTACCCGGGCCTGGGCGCCGGTGCCAACCGGTTTGCCAAGCGGGTGGAAGAGATGTCTGCCGGCCGTATCAAGATCAAGGTGTACGGTGCCAAAGAGCTTGTGCCGGCGTTCGAGGTGTTCGATGCGGTGCGCCAGGGCAGCGCGGAAATGGGCCATGGTGCCGCCTATTACTGGAAGGGCAAGCACCCGGCCACGCCGTTCTTCACCGCGGTGCCGTTTGGGCTCACCGCCCAGGAAATGAATGGCTGGCTGCACCATGGTGGCGGTCAGGAACTGTGGGATGACCTTTACGCCCAGTTCAATCTGAAGCCGTTTGCCTGTGGCAACACCGGCACCCAGATGGCCGGCTGGTTCAACAAGGAAATCAACAGCATCGAGGACATGAAAGGCCTCAAGATGCGCATGCCCGGCCTGGCCGGCGAAGTGATTGCCAAGGTGGGTGCCACCCCGGTGCAGCTGCCCGGCGCGGAAGTGTTCACTTCCCTGCAGACCGGAGCCATTGATGCGGCTGATTGGGTAGGGCCCTACAACGACCTGACGTTCGGTCTGCACCGGGTGGCGGAGTACTACTACTATCCGGGCTGGCAGGAACCGGGCCCGACCCTGGAACTGACCATCAACAAGCAGGTGTGGGACAGTTTGCCGGCGGATCTGCAGGCCATCATCCGCTACGCCGCCCAGTCCGAAAATCAGGACATGCTGGATGAATACACCGCCCGCAACAATGCGGCGCTCACCGAACTGGTGAACAAGCACAGCACCAAATTGCGCCGCCTGCCGGACGACGTGCTCAAGGCCCTCAAGGAGGCCAGCGATGAAGTGGTAGAAGCACTGGTGGCGGACAACAAGGACGCCCGCAAGGTGTACGACTCCTACCGCAAGTTCCGCGACGAGTCGCTACAGACCATGGCCATCGCCGAGCAGCCGTACCTGAACATCCGCAGCGAGTTACAAGTTGAAAGTTGA
- a CDS encoding acyl-CoA thioesterase, with product MTDHTDDTPQPIGTLAIQTIAMPQDSNWNGDIFGGWLVSQMDLAGAVTARKKARGRVATVAIDSMAFLRPVPIGAVVSCYTQLQDIGRSSMQILVEVWIREDTGTLSKVTEGHFTFVAIDDTGRTRVVPQD from the coding sequence ATGACTGATCATACCGACGACACCCCGCAACCTATCGGCACACTGGCCATCCAGACCATTGCCATGCCCCAGGATTCCAACTGGAATGGCGACATCTTTGGCGGCTGGCTGGTCTCACAGATGGACCTGGCCGGCGCCGTCACCGCACGCAAGAAAGCCCGTGGCCGCGTGGCCACCGTGGCCATCGACTCCATGGCCTTTCTGCGCCCGGTACCGATTGGCGCCGTGGTGAGCTGCTACACTCAGCTGCAGGACATCGGCCGCAGCTCCATGCAAATTCTGGTGGAAGTATGGATTCGTGAAGATACCGGCACCCTGTCCAAGGTGACCGAGGGACATTTCACCTTCGTGGCTATTGATGACACCGGGCGGACACGGGTGGTGCCGCAGGACTAG
- a CDS encoding TRAP transporter large permease subunit — MAWIPLIMFVVVCLVLLSGYPVAFALGGTALLFAAGGMASGVFNPADLTFVPNRLFGIIENTTLMAVPLFVFMGVMLEKSRVAENLLSSMGRLFGPLPGGMGLAIILVGALLAASTGIVGATVVTMGLLSLPSMLRQGYQPQLSTGLICATGTLGQIIPPSIALVLLGDVLSNAYQEAQLKQGLWSLDTVSVGDLFVGALIPGLILVGLYLTYVLVISLWKPHLAPAMRRDEDAAVGWAEILRGLLPPLLLIAAVLGSILTGKATPTEAAGVGAFGALLLAAFNRHLNLTILGEVVRSTSRVTAMVFMILIGASLFSLVFRGFGGEEAVHGLFEAMPGGVLGATLMVMVLIFLLGFILDFIEITFVVVPIVGPVLLAMGLDPVWLGVMLALNLQTSFLTPPFGFALFYLRGVAPAEIQTAQIYQGVVPFIVIQLVMLGILALFPALATWLPDTLYG; from the coding sequence ATGGCGTGGATACCCCTGATCATGTTTGTGGTGGTGTGCCTGGTGCTGCTCAGCGGTTATCCGGTGGCCTTTGCCCTGGGCGGTACCGCCCTGTTGTTCGCCGCCGGCGGCATGGCCAGCGGGGTGTTCAATCCCGCCGACCTGACCTTTGTGCCCAATCGCCTGTTCGGCATCATCGAGAACACCACGCTAATGGCGGTGCCCCTGTTCGTATTCATGGGCGTGATGCTGGAGAAATCACGGGTGGCAGAGAACCTGCTGTCCAGCATGGGGCGGCTGTTTGGCCCGCTGCCGGGCGGCATGGGGCTGGCCATCATCCTGGTCGGCGCCCTGCTGGCCGCCAGCACCGGCATTGTCGGCGCCACGGTGGTGACCATGGGGCTGCTGTCCCTGCCCTCCATGCTCCGCCAGGGCTATCAGCCCCAGCTCTCCACCGGCCTGATCTGTGCCACCGGCACCCTGGGCCAGATCATTCCGCCCTCCATCGCCCTGGTGCTGCTGGGCGACGTACTCTCCAATGCCTACCAGGAGGCCCAGCTGAAACAGGGGCTGTGGTCACTGGATACCGTGTCTGTGGGAGACCTGTTCGTGGGTGCCCTGATTCCCGGGCTGATCCTGGTGGGGCTGTATCTGACCTATGTGCTGGTGATCAGCCTGTGGAAGCCCCACCTGGCACCGGCCATGCGCCGTGACGAGGACGCCGCCGTGGGCTGGGCAGAAATCCTGCGCGGCCTGCTGCCGCCCCTGCTGCTGATCGCCGCCGTGCTCGGCTCCATCCTCACCGGCAAAGCCACGCCCACGGAGGCCGCCGGGGTCGGCGCCTTCGGCGCCCTGTTGCTGGCTGCTTTCAACCGGCACCTGAACCTGACCATTCTGGGCGAGGTCGTGCGCAGCACCAGTCGGGTCACCGCCATGGTGTTCATGATCCTGATCGGCGCCAGCCTGTTTTCCCTGGTGTTTCGTGGTTTTGGCGGGGAAGAGGCAGTACACGGCCTGTTCGAGGCCATGCCCGGCGGAGTGCTCGGCGCCACACTGATGGTGATGGTGCTGATATTCCTGCTTGGTTTCATCCTCGACTTTATCGAGATCACCTTTGTGGTGGTGCCGATTGTCGGACCAGTGCTGTTGGCCATGGGGCTGGACCCGGTATGGTTGGGGGTAATGCTGGCGCTGAACTTGCAAACCTCTTTTCTGACGCCACCCTTCGGGTTTGCGCTGTTCTATCTGCGCGGCGTGGCACCGGCGGAGATACAGACCGCCCAGATTTATCAGGGCGTGGTGCCCTTTATCGTTATACAACTGGTAATGCTGGGTATACTTGCCCTGTTCCCGGCCCTGGCAACGTGGCTGCCTGACACCCTATATGGATAA
- a CDS encoding TRAP transporter small permease subunit: protein MTHTLLRWQQRLTGFTLATGRCTAWLALLLVIGMALVVVLRYGLGIGNIALQESLTYLHGALFMLAIAYTLAEDEHVRVDVLYQRFSPRQRAWVNLLGTLFLLLPVCGALFWLSLDYVLSSWKEQETSANGGLPFVYLLKSLLLVLPALLTVQGVAELLRHTLTLMGAPLPSPASHPEEGL from the coding sequence ATGACACACACCCTTCTTCGCTGGCAGCAACGACTGACCGGCTTCACCCTGGCCACGGGCCGCTGCACTGCCTGGCTGGCACTGCTACTGGTAATAGGCATGGCCCTGGTGGTCGTTCTACGCTACGGGCTGGGGATCGGCAACATCGCCCTGCAGGAATCCCTCACCTACCTGCACGGCGCCCTGTTCATGCTGGCCATCGCCTATACCCTGGCCGAGGACGAGCATGTCCGTGTGGACGTACTTTACCAGCGCTTTTCCCCGCGCCAACGGGCCTGGGTCAACCTGCTGGGCACCCTTTTCCTGCTGCTGCCCGTGTGCGGCGCCCTCTTCTGGCTGTCGCTGGATTATGTGCTCAGCAGCTGGAAGGAGCAGGAAACCTCTGCCAACGGCGGCCTGCCCTTTGTCTATCTGCTCAAGTCACTGCTGCTGGTACTGCCGGCCCTGCTCACCGTTCAGGGCGTGGCCGAGCTGCTGCGCCATACCCTGACACTGATGGGCGCCCCCCTGCCGTCACCGGCATCACATCCGGAGGAGGGGCTGTGA
- a CDS encoding substrate-binding domain-containing protein, which produces MKATLAGVAAALAFASAPATADSRDYISIVGSSTVYPFATTVAERFGRGSSNPTPKIESTGSGGGMKLFCAGVGTQHPDITNASRRMKKSEFAQCQENGVKDITEVVAGYDGIVFANSAKGKHIDVTLRDLFLALAKEVPDPKGGEKLVANPYKTWKEVNPALPNTKIEVLGPPPTSGTRDAFNELAIEGGCKTFPWLKAIKKQDKSKYKAICRSIREDGHYVEAGENDNLIVQKLEKNPDAYGVFGFSFLDQNRGKVQGANVGGVEPTFDSIASGDYPVSRSLYFYVKKAHVGVVPGIKGYVKEFTSEKAWGPEGYLAEKGMIPLGDDLRKDMAKQARSLKSMTGEEDLH; this is translated from the coding sequence ATTAAAGCAACCCTTGCTGGCGTAGCTGCCGCCCTGGCCTTTGCCAGCGCCCCGGCCACTGCCGACAGCCGTGATTACATCTCTATCGTGGGTTCTTCCACGGTATATCCGTTCGCAACCACTGTTGCCGAGCGTTTTGGTCGTGGTTCCAGCAACCCGACTCCGAAAATCGAATCCACCGGTTCCGGCGGCGGCATGAAGCTGTTCTGCGCCGGCGTTGGCACCCAGCACCCGGACATCACCAATGCGTCCCGTCGCATGAAGAAGTCCGAGTTCGCTCAGTGTCAGGAAAATGGCGTGAAGGACATCACCGAAGTCGTGGCTGGTTATGACGGCATCGTGTTCGCCAATTCTGCCAAAGGCAAGCACATCGACGTTACCCTGCGTGACCTGTTCCTGGCCCTGGCCAAGGAAGTTCCGGATCCGAAGGGCGGCGAGAAACTGGTTGCCAACCCCTACAAGACCTGGAAAGAAGTGAACCCGGCCCTGCCGAACACCAAGATCGAAGTGCTTGGTCCGCCGCCCACTTCCGGTACCCGTGATGCCTTCAACGAACTGGCCATCGAAGGCGGTTGTAAGACCTTCCCGTGGCTGAAGGCCATCAAGAAGCAGGACAAGTCCAAGTACAAGGCGATCTGTCGCAGCATTCGTGAAGACGGCCACTACGTTGAAGCCGGCGAAAACGACAACCTGATCGTTCAGAAGCTGGAAAAGAACCCCGACGCTTACGGTGTGTTCGGTTTCTCCTTCCTGGATCAGAACCGTGGCAAGGTACAGGGCGCCAACGTGGGCGGTGTTGAGCCGACCTTCGACAGCATTGCTTCTGGCGACTACCCGGTATCCCGTTCCCTGTACTTCTACGTGAAGAAAGCACACGTGGGTGTGGTACCGGGCATCAAGGGCTACGTGAAAGAGTTCACCAGCGAGAAAGCCTGGGGCCCGGAAGGTTACCTGGCCGAGAAAGGCATGATCCCGCTGGGTGATGATCTGCGCAAGGACATGGCCAAGCAGGCTCGCAGCCTGAAGTCCATGACCGGCGAAGAAGACCTGCACTAA